The following coding sequences lie in one Apium graveolens cultivar Ventura chromosome 1, ASM990537v1, whole genome shotgun sequence genomic window:
- the LOC141671694 gene encoding receptor protein kinase-like protein ZAR1 yields the protein MINLNNSVLIFSSLLIIYTNHHFLPTHSLSSDGLSLLSLKSAVESGDTVFSDWNQNDADPCHWSGISCSNITNTSGPRVVAIAISGKHLRGYIPSELGALTYLRRLNLHGNNFHGSIPAQLFNASSLHSIFLYSNNLSGSLPTAMCNLPRLQNLDLSNNSLSSSIPKDLKNCRQLQRLILAENKFSGEIPVGVFPELANLVQLDLSSNSLNGSIPEDIGELKSLSGTLNMSFNEFSGKLPKSMGDLPLTVSFDLRHNQLSGEIPQTGSFANQGPTAFLNNPLLCGFPLQKSCRGNSTDSSSGVQSLSPGSDKKDSKKGLKPGLIILISVADAAGVAFIGLVVVYVYWKKKESNSCSCTGKRKFGSNEKGHLCVFPCIGGFSGNDSEVNSEKGGGGSGSGVGGGEGDLVAIDKGFNFELDELLRASAYVLGKSGLGIVYKVVLGNGVPVAVRRLGEGGEQRYKEFVSEIQAIGRVKHPNVVKLRAYYWAPDEKLLISDFISNGNLISALRGRTGHQPSSLSWSIRLGIAKGTARGLAYLHECSPRKFVHGDIKPSNILLDHDLQPFISDFGLNRLINITGNNPSSSGGFIGGALPYLNSVQPERANNYRAPEARISGSRPTQKWDVYSFGVILLELLTGKSPDISPAASTSTEILDLVRWVRKGFEEETPLSDMVDPLLLQEVRAKKEVLAVFHIALACTDVEPESRPRMKTVSENLERIG from the exons ATGATCAACCTTAACAACTCTGTCCTAATATTTTCATCTCTCTTAATTATCTACACTAACCATCATTTTCTCCCCACACACTCCCTCTCCTCCGACggtctctctctcctctctctaaAATCCGCGGTCGAGTCCGGCGACACCGTCTTCTCCGACTGGAACCAAAACGACGCCGACCCATGTCACTGGTCCGGCATTTCATGCTCAAACATAACCAACACATCCGGTCCACGTGTCGTCGCCATAGCTATTTCCGGCAAGCATCTCCGTGGCTACATTCCATCAGAGCTCGGAGCTCTCACTTATCTCCGGCGTCTTAATCTTCACGGTAACAATTTTCACGGCTCAATTCCAGCTCAGCTCTTCAATGCCTCATCACTACATAGCATATTTTTATATAGTAATAATTTATCCGGCTCTTTACCTACTGCAATGTGTAATTTACCGCGCTTACAAAACCTTGATCTTTCGAATAATTCGCTTTCGAGTTCGATTCCTAAGGATCTTAAGAATTGTAGACAGTTACAGAGGTTGATCCTAGCGGAGAATAAATTTTCTGGTGAGATCCCTGTAGGTGTGTTTCCGGAGTTAGCTAATTTAGTTCAGCTTGATTTGTCGTCTAATTCGCTGAATGGATCAATCCCGGAAGATATAGGGGAATTAAAGTCGTTATCAGGCACATTAAATATGTCTTTTAATGAATTTTCTGGTAAGTTACCTAAGTCTATGGGTGATTTGCCGTTGACTGTGAGTTTTGACCTCAGGCATAATCAGTTGAGTGGCGAGATTCCTCAGACCGGGTCTTTTGCTAATCAGGGTCCGACAGCTTTTTTAAATAATCCGCTTTTGTGTGGATTCCCTTTACAGAAGTCCTGTCGCGGTAATAGTACTGATTCTTCTTCCGGGGTTCAGAGTTTGTCTCCGGGGAGTGATAAGAAGGATTCCAAGAAAGGACTTAAGCCTGGTTTGATCATTTTGATTTCGGTTGCGGATGCTGCTGGAGTTGCGTTTATTGGATTGGTGGTTGTTTATGTGTATTGGAAAAAGAAGGAGTCTAATAGTTGTAGCTGCACTGGGAAAAGGAAGTTTGGTTCGAATGAGAAAGGTCATTTGTGTGTTTTTCCTTGTATTGGTGGATTTTCGGGTAATGATTCCGAGGTGAATTCAGAGAAAGGTGGGGGAGGTAGTGGAAGTGGTGTTGGTGGTGGGGAAGGGGACCTAGTGGCAATTGATAAAGGCTTTAATTTTGAGTTGGATGAGTTGTTGAGGGCATCTGCTTATGTGTTGGGGAAGAGTGGGTTGGGAATTGTGTATAAGGTTGTGCTTGGTAATGGGGTGCCTGTGGCGGTGAGGAGGCTTGGAGAAGGCGGTGAACAGAGGTATAAAGAATTTGTATCGGAGATTCAGGCTATTGGGAGGGTTAAGCACCCTAATGTTGTTAAGTTGAGAGCTTACTATTGGGCTCCTGATGAGAAGCTTCTTATTAGTGATTTCATTTCCAACGGCAATCTCATATCTGCTCTTCGTG GACGTACAGGTCATCAACCATCAAGCCTCTCTTGGTCAATCAGGTTAGGAATAGCAAAAGGAACCGCCAGGGGGTTGGCCTACCTACATGAATGTAGTCCAAGAAAATTCGTACATGGAGATATCAAACCTTCCAATATTCTCCTGGACCATGATTTGCAACCATTCATATCCGATTTTGGGCTTAACCGACTAATTAATATAACAGGCAACAATCCCTCTTCCTCTGGGGGATTTATTGGTGGAGCCCTTCCTTACTTGAACTCAGTCCAACCAGAGAGAGCCAATAACTACCGGGCACCAGAGGCTCGGATCTCTGGTAGCAGACCTACGCAAAAATGGGACGTGTACTCGTTTGGTGTAATCTTGCTTGAATTGCTAACAGGGAAATCTCCAGATATTTCCCCAGCCGCATCAACTTCAACTGAGATTCTAGATCTAGTGAGATGGGTTAGAAAGGGTTTTGAAGAAGAAACCCCACTGTCAGATATGGTAGATCCGCTGTTGCTTCAGGAAGTTCGTGCCAAGAAGGAAGTGCTGGCAGTGTTTCATATAGCTCTTGCATGCACCGATGTAGAGCCTGAAAGTCGGCCAAGAATGAAGACAGTCTCCGAAAACCTGGAGAGAATTGGATAA